One stretch of Tepidibacter hydrothermalis DNA includes these proteins:
- the asrB gene encoding anaerobic sulfite reductase subunit AsrB → MNNPLIPQKKKVLDVIAQTDIDITYKVEFDEKLKGGQFVQVSIPRVGEAPISVSDFGDGYIEMTIRKVGKLTDEIYNLKPGDYMYLRGPYGNGFPIEKYENKHLIIAAGGTGLAPVKNIVNHFNGDIDKVKKFDLLLGFKSPKDILFKDEIENWKKNINLTLTVDNADENWTGNSGLITTFVPNVEIDNMDDVQVVIVGPPVMMKFTALEFLKLGVPKEQIWVSFERKMSCAIGKCGHCKIDETYVCLEGPVFNYTKGEELID, encoded by the coding sequence ATGAATAATCCTTTGATTCCTCAAAAAAAGAAGGTATTAGATGTAATAGCACAAACGGATATAGATATAACATATAAGGTTGAATTTGATGAAAAACTAAAAGGTGGTCAGTTTGTTCAAGTATCTATCCCAAGAGTTGGAGAGGCTCCTATATCTGTTAGTGATTTTGGTGATGGATATATAGAAATGACAATAAGAAAAGTAGGAAAATTAACTGATGAAATATACAATCTAAAGCCAGGGGATTATATGTATTTAAGAGGTCCTTATGGAAATGGATTCCCTATAGAAAAATATGAAAATAAGCATTTAATAATAGCTGCTGGAGGAACTGGTCTTGCTCCTGTTAAGAATATAGTAAATCATTTTAATGGGGATATAGATAAGGTTAAAAAATTTGATTTGTTATTAGGATTTAAATCTCCTAAAGATATACTGTTTAAGGATGAGATTGAAAACTGGAAAAAGAATATAAACTTAACTTTAACAGTCGATAATGCAGATGAGAACTGGACTGGAAACTCAGGCCTTATAACAACATTTGTACCTAATGTAGAAATTGATAATATGGATGATGTTCAGGTTGTAATAGTTGGACCTCCTGTAATGATGAAATTTACAGCACTAGAATTCTTAAAACTTGGAGTTCCTAAAGAACAAATATGGGTTTCTTTTGAAAGAAAGATGTCTTGTGCAATAGGTAAATGTGGGCATTGTAAAATAGATGAGACTTATGTATGTCTTGAAGGGCCTGTATTTAACTATACAAAAGGTGAAGAATTAATAGACTAG
- the asrC gene encoding sulfite reductase subunit C has translation MSLDLNVKKIKKNAYRITKHRNTTSLRVRVPGGEITADLLSIVNDIANKYGNGRIHITTRQGFEIMGIPFEKIDEVNKMAKSLIEGLEINAVDPKSGYPAAGTRNVSGCIGNKVCPFANYNTTEFAKKIEKAIFPNDHHVKIALTGCPNDCIKAHMQDFGIIGMADVEYDMNRCIGCEACVKNCKKRATGALTMKDGKVKRDSRRCIGCGECALKCPTSAWSRNPEKKYKLVIMGRTGKKNPRIAMPFMEWVDEETIIKVILNTYDYIDEYIDRSLPKEHIGYIVDRTGYPVFKEYALRGTKLGPEVKVAEFIDFGGYKYEKDAFMESTK, from the coding sequence TTGTCATTAGATTTAAATGTAAAGAAGATAAAGAAGAATGCATATAGAATAACTAAACATAGAAATACTACATCTCTTCGTGTTCGTGTACCGGGAGGAGAAATAACTGCAGATCTTTTAAGTATAGTAAATGATATAGCTAATAAATATGGAAATGGAAGAATTCATATAACTACAAGACAAGGTTTTGAAATAATGGGTATACCGTTTGAAAAAATAGATGAAGTAAATAAAATGGCAAAATCTTTAATAGAAGGTCTGGAAATTAACGCTGTAGATCCTAAAAGTGGTTATCCAGCAGCTGGGACTAGAAATGTATCTGGATGTATAGGAAATAAGGTCTGTCCATTTGCAAACTATAATACTACTGAGTTTGCAAAAAAAATAGAAAAGGCGATATTCCCCAATGATCACCACGTGAAAATTGCTTTGACAGGATGTCCAAATGACTGTATAAAAGCTCATATGCAGGATTTTGGAATAATAGGAATGGCAGATGTAGAGTATGATATGAATAGGTGTATAGGTTGTGAAGCGTGTGTTAAGAACTGTAAAAAAAGAGCAACAGGTGCACTTACTATGAAGGATGGAAAGGTAAAAAGGGATAGTAGAAGATGTATAGGTTGTGGAGAATGTGCTCTTAAATGTCCTACTAGTGCTTGGTCTAGAAATCCAGAAAAAAAATATAAATTAGTTATAATGGGTAGAACAGGAAAGAAAAATCCTAGAATAGCAATGCCTTTTATGGAATGGGTGGATGAAGAAACTATAATTAAGGTAATACTTAATACGTATGATTATATAGATGAGTATATAGATAGATCTTTACCAAAAGAACATATAGGTTATATTGTTGACAGAACAGGTTACCCTGTATTTAAAGAGTATGCTTTAAGAGGAACTAAGCTTGGACCTGAAGTTAAGGTTGCTGAGTTTATAGATTTTGGTGGATATAAGTATGAAAAAGATGCTTTTATGGAGAGTACTAAGTAA
- a CDS encoding DeoR/GlpR family DNA-binding transcription regulator, with protein sequence MLTEERHQLILDTIKEKGRAKINELVNITNTSESTIRRDLNYLEQANLIKRVHGGATLLKGRFNEPSYKEKEVQSMSEKTEIAKYAASFIEEGDCIYLDAGTTTFEMIKYINKRDVVIVTNGLKHINELMENDINAYILGGKVKSRTRAVIGTDALKNLEKFTFDKSFIGINAIHIDYGFTTPDSEEAILKERAINYSREAFILADNSKFGEIAFVKVASCDKATIITDSKFEDYDKYLEKTKIKVVKK encoded by the coding sequence ATGCTAACAGAAGAAAGACATCAACTTATATTAGACACCATCAAGGAAAAAGGCAGAGCTAAGATAAATGAGTTAGTTAATATAACAAATACTTCAGAATCTACTATAAGACGTGACCTTAATTATCTTGAACAGGCAAACCTTATCAAGAGAGTTCATGGAGGAGCTACTTTACTTAAAGGTAGATTTAATGAGCCTAGTTATAAAGAAAAAGAAGTACAAAGTATGAGTGAAAAAACTGAAATAGCAAAATATGCAGCAAGTTTTATAGAAGAGGGAGATTGTATATACCTTGATGCAGGGACTACTACGTTTGAGATGATTAAATATATAAATAAAAGAGATGTTGTTATTGTTACTAATGGACTTAAGCATATCAATGAGCTTATGGAAAACGATATTAATGCTTATATTCTAGGTGGTAAGGTTAAGTCGAGAACTAGAGCAGTTATAGGAACAGATGCGTTAAAGAATTTAGAAAAATTTACATTTGATAAAAGTTTTATAGGTATTAATGCAATTCATATTGATTATGGATTTACAACTCCAGACTCGGAAGAGGCAATACTTAAAGAAAGAGCTATAAATTATTCAAGAGAAGCATTTATACTGGCTGATAATTCTAAGTTTGGAGAAATTGCATTTGTAAAGGTAGCTAGTTGTGATAAGGCAACTATAATAACAGACTCTAAATTTGAGGATTATGATAAGTATCTGGAAAAAACTAAAATAAAGGTTGTGAAGAAGTAA
- the pfkB gene encoding 1-phosphofructokinase produces MIYTVTFNPAIDYIVNVSHFKTGEVNRVNSDIKYPGGKGINVSRVLNNFGVDTKALGFIGGFTGNFIKNYIEDEGVKTDFINVKEDTRINVKLKSNEETEINGYGPTITEENLNSLFDKIKKLNSEDILVLAGNVQKSVPRDIYAQIQNICIKNNVKVVVDTTGEALLNTLKNKPFLIKPNKYELSEMLNVDIDNMDDIIHYAKKLIDMGAQNVIISMAGDGALLICNEGVYKATTPNGAVKNSVGAGDSLIAGFLASYYKEEDILKAFKLSVATGSATAFSLDLCTKEYAMSLINQVDIKKIS; encoded by the coding sequence ATGATATATACTGTGACATTCAATCCAGCAATAGATTATATAGTGAATGTTAGTCATTTTAAAACAGGAGAAGTTAATAGAGTTAATAGCGATATTAAATATCCTGGAGGAAAAGGAATTAATGTATCTAGAGTCCTTAATAATTTTGGTGTAGATACAAAGGCACTAGGTTTTATAGGTGGATTTACAGGAAATTTTATTAAGAACTATATAGAAGATGAAGGAGTAAAAACTGATTTTATAAATGTAAAAGAAGATACAAGAATAAATGTTAAGTTAAAGTCTAATGAAGAAACAGAGATAAATGGATATGGGCCAACAATAACAGAAGAAAATTTAAATTCTTTATTTGATAAAATAAAAAAATTAAATAGTGAAGATATATTAGTTCTTGCTGGGAATGTTCAAAAGAGTGTTCCAAGAGATATATATGCTCAAATTCAAAATATATGTATAAAAAATAATGTGAAAGTTGTAGTAGATACTACTGGTGAAGCATTACTGAACACTTTGAAAAATAAACCTTTTTTAATAAAGCCAAACAAATATGAACTCAGCGAAATGCTAAATGTAGATATAGATAATATGGATGATATTATACACTATGCAAAGAAACTTATAGATATGGGTGCTCAAAATGTAATAATATCAATGGCTGGTGATGGAGCATTACTTATATGCAATGAAGGTGTATATAAGGCTACAACTCCAAATGGAGCGGTTAAAAATTCTGTTGGAGCAGGAGACTCTCTTATAGCTGGTTTTTTAGCTAGCTATTATAAGGAAGAAGATATTTTAAAAGCTTTTAAGCTTTCAGTAGCAACCGGCAGTGCGACAGCCTTTTCTCTTGATTTATGTACAAAAGAATATGCTATGAGTTTAATAAATCAAGTTGACATAAAAAAAATAAGCTAA
- a CDS encoding PTS fructose transporter subunit IIABC: MKITDLLKKDTIILDLKSKTKESVIDELVNKLNRAGKLSYKDEFKKAILKREEQFSTGVGEGIAIPHAKTSAVKTSALAFGYSKEGIDYDSMDNKPAHIFFMIAGKDGANNDHLDTLSRLSAMLMVDGFKDKLMNAKSENELLKIIDKQEEEYLKENKETEIGSDDLILAVTACPTGIAHTYMAADALKNKAKDMNVNIKVETNGSTGVKNELTDDDIKNAKVIIVAADKKVEMGRFDGKKVIQVPVAKGIKDAENLINKALKEDAPVYKHTGSTKSSDKTERTGFYKHLMNGVSNMLPFVVGGGILIAISFMFGIKAFDPSDPQYNAFAKLLMDIGGGSGAFGLMIPVLAGFIGMSIADRPGFAPAMVGGLIANSNGAGFLGGLIAGFLGGYSILFLKKAFSNLPSSLEGIKPVLLYPLFGIFLTGAVMLLVVVGPVQALNLAMQNWLNSMGTANKVILGLVLGGMMAVDMGGPINKAAFTFGIAMIDAGNFAPHAAVMAGGMVPPLGIAIATTMFKNKFTKSEREAGKTCYIMGASFITEGAIPFAAADPARVLPSAIVGSALAGALTMMFNVMLPAPHGGAFVIPVTTNPWLYVVAILAGSFVTALMLGLLKKPINK; the protein is encoded by the coding sequence ATGAAAATAACAGATCTTTTGAAAAAAGATACAATTATTCTTGATTTAAAGTCTAAAACGAAAGAATCAGTTATAGACGAGCTTGTAAATAAATTAAATAGAGCAGGGAAACTCTCTTATAAAGATGAATTTAAAAAGGCTATATTGAAGAGAGAAGAACAATTTTCAACTGGTGTAGGTGAAGGAATAGCAATACCTCATGCCAAGACTAGTGCTGTTAAAACTTCAGCATTGGCATTTGGATATTCAAAAGAAGGTATAGACTATGATTCTATGGATAACAAGCCTGCACATATATTCTTTATGATAGCTGGAAAAGATGGAGCTAATAATGACCATTTAGATACTCTATCTAGATTATCAGCTATGCTTATGGTTGATGGATTTAAAGATAAACTTATGAATGCTAAAAGTGAAAATGAATTACTAAAAATAATAGATAAACAAGAAGAAGAGTATTTAAAAGAAAATAAAGAGACTGAAATTGGTAGTGATGATTTAATTTTAGCAGTAACTGCTTGCCCAACTGGTATAGCACATACTTATATGGCAGCAGATGCTCTTAAGAATAAAGCAAAGGATATGAATGTAAATATAAAAGTTGAAACCAATGGATCAACTGGAGTTAAAAATGAACTTACTGACGATGATATTAAAAATGCTAAGGTAATAATAGTTGCAGCTGATAAGAAGGTTGAAATGGGAAGATTTGATGGTAAAAAAGTAATTCAAGTACCAGTTGCAAAAGGAATAAAAGATGCTGAAAATCTTATAAATAAAGCTTTAAAGGAAGATGCTCCTGTTTACAAGCATACAGGGTCAACAAAATCTAGTGATAAGACTGAAAGAACTGGATTTTATAAGCACCTTATGAATGGAGTTTCAAATATGCTTCCATTCGTTGTAGGTGGAGGTATATTGATTGCGATATCTTTTATGTTTGGTATAAAAGCATTTGATCCGAGTGATCCTCAATATAATGCTTTTGCTAAATTACTTATGGATATAGGTGGAGGATCTGGTGCATTTGGACTAATGATACCTGTACTTGCAGGATTTATTGGAATGAGTATAGCTGATAGACCTGGATTTGCTCCTGCCATGGTAGGTGGACTTATAGCTAATAGTAATGGCGCAGGATTCTTAGGTGGGCTTATAGCAGGATTTTTAGGTGGATATTCAATACTATTTTTAAAGAAAGCGTTCTCTAATCTTCCATCATCACTTGAAGGTATAAAACCAGTATTGTTATATCCTTTATTTGGAATATTTTTAACTGGAGCAGTAATGCTATTAGTAGTTGTTGGACCTGTTCAAGCTTTAAATTTAGCTATGCAAAATTGGTTGAACTCTATGGGAACAGCTAACAAAGTAATACTTGGATTAGTACTTGGTGGAATGATGGCGGTAGATATGGGTGGTCCTATAAATAAAGCTGCATTCACATTTGGAATAGCAATGATTGATGCAGGAAACTTTGCACCTCATGCTGCGGTAATGGCTGGTGGAATGGTTCCTCCTCTTGGAATAGCAATAGCTACAACAATGTTTAAAAATAAATTTACTAAGAGTGAAAGAGAAGCAGGAAAGACTTGTTATATAATGGGAGCATCATTTATTACAGAGGGAGCTATACCTTTTGCAGCAGCAGATCCTGCAAGAGTACTTCCATCTGCTATAGTGGGATCAGCTCTTGCTGGGGCATTGACTATGATGTTCAATGTTATGTTACCAGCACCTCATGGAGGAGCATTTGTTATACCTGTAACTACTAACCCTTGGTTATATGTTGTTGCTATATTAGCAGGATCTTTTGTGACAGCACTTATGCTAGGATTATTAAAGAAACCAATAAACAAATAA
- a CDS encoding glycoside hydrolase family 73 protein: MRKRLKLIGIIFFIIISINIVNYFKSINDHINLADLDMKFYIENADEVSKGRLQVNWKYLAAIDGVRYKKDFSKASKESLISLGYMFTEEQDLLDSNKKYRLKNLDEVLAELEFENKEKERVYKYLEDLKHAGLVSSRLKEDSKYIKFINEISTEAIDTYNQYKILPSIIIAQAILESGWGESELSKEANNLFGIKADKSWNGKTISMNTSEFYNKNTTAKFRMYEDKSESLKNHGEFIYENKRYKNNGVFDASYYIEQAQALEDAGYSTKENENGERIYADLLIDLIRQYNLQLIDNEVQMKNSDEYFSYLK; the protein is encoded by the coding sequence ATGAGAAAGAGATTAAAATTGATAGGGATTATATTTTTCATAATAATATCAATAAATATAGTAAATTATTTTAAATCTATAAATGACCATATTAATTTAGCAGATTTGGATATGAAATTTTATATTGAAAATGCAGATGAGGTTAGTAAGGGAAGGCTTCAAGTTAATTGGAAGTATTTAGCTGCTATTGATGGCGTTAGATATAAAAAAGATTTTTCAAAAGCTAGTAAAGAAAGCTTAATAAGCTTAGGGTATATGTTTACGGAAGAACAAGATTTGCTAGATAGTAACAAAAAATATAGACTGAAAAATTTAGATGAGGTTTTAGCTGAATTAGAATTTGAAAATAAAGAAAAGGAACGAGTATATAAGTACTTAGAAGATTTAAAACATGCAGGATTAGTAAGTTCTAGATTAAAAGAAGATTCTAAATACATAAAATTTATTAATGAAATTTCAACTGAAGCTATAGATACATATAATCAATATAAAATTCTACCATCTATAATTATAGCTCAAGCTATTTTAGAATCTGGTTGGGGTGAATCAGAGTTGAGTAAGGAAGCGAATAATTTATTTGGAATAAAGGCTGATAAAAGTTGGAATGGTAAAACTATATCTATGAATACATCAGAATTTTATAATAAAAATACTACTGCAAAGTTTAGAATGTATGAAGATAAAAGTGAATCTTTAAAAAATCATGGTGAATTCATTTATGAGAATAAGAGGTATAAAAACAATGGGGTATTTGATGCAAGTTACTATATAGAACAAGCACAGGCTTTAGAGGATGCAGGTTATAGCACAAAGGAAAATGAGAATGGAGAAAGAATTTATGCGGATTTATTAATAGATTTAATAAGGCAGTACAATCTTCAACTTATAGACAATGAAGTTCAGATGAAAAATTCAGATGAATATTTTAGTTATTTAAAGTAG
- a CDS encoding response regulator transcription factor, protein MNVLIADDETKMLKILKAYFQKEGFNVFLAEDGEEALDIFYSEKIDLAVLDWMMPKISGIDLCREIKEKSIAKVLMLTAKCENESELMALNLGADDYVKKPFDTRILIARSKKLLKECNSVYINDLKIDLESQKIFRDGKELNITNKEIKLMECFIKNKGIILSRQKLLDMVWGLDYYGDERTVDTHIRRLREKIGDNLIKTYRGIGYSLEEQGE, encoded by the coding sequence ATGAATGTTTTGATAGCAGATGATGAAACTAAAATGCTTAAAATATTAAAAGCTTACTTTCAAAAAGAAGGCTTTAATGTATTTTTAGCAGAAGATGGAGAAGAAGCTTTAGATATTTTTTACAGTGAGAAAATAGATTTAGCTGTTCTTGATTGGATGATGCCTAAAATTAGTGGAATAGATTTATGCAGAGAAATTAAAGAAAAAAGTATTGCTAAAGTATTAATGCTTACAGCAAAGTGTGAAAATGAAAGTGAACTTATGGCTTTAAATTTAGGTGCAGATGATTATGTAAAAAAGCCTTTTGATACACGGATATTAATAGCTAGATCAAAAAAACTTTTGAAGGAATGCAATTCGGTATATATAAATGATTTAAAAATAGACTTAGAATCTCAAAAGATATTTAGAGATGGAAAAGAATTAAATATTACTAATAAAGAAATTAAGCTTATGGAGTGTTTTATAAAAAATAAAGGCATTATATTATCAAGGCAAAAACTTCTAGACATGGTTTGGGGACTTGATTATTATGGAGATGAAAGAACTGTTGATACACATATAAGAAGATTAAGAGAAAAAATAGGAGATAATTTGATAAAAACTTATAGAGGGATAGGATATAGTTTGGAGGAACAAGGTGAATAA
- a CDS encoding sensor histidine kinase, whose translation MNKLSKKLAMRISIVIIIIFCVSFLLNNYFLSKYYLHEKKVTVDEICNEIKDIELNEYNIENIEKKYKVTVVYDDLNKDIESLNWSIKDKFYNKTITLNKFWITEKDLKTIKQNRKVNKLYNQGKLKSSFLVAFIKKENSIVAIGDSIVHDNDTIKVVNKFNLYLTIISLVLIIIVVCFFSKRIIYPLENLKDLSKDISNLNFRKINIKTNDEIEELGKSINIMSEKLKKSHDDLKNKNDSLKIFISNISHELKTPLALIKAYSMGLKDGLDDGSYIDTIINQTDDVSALIDSLLNLSRLEKDDINRSTFNIEELFTGILEKYNISIKNEDILISINKDKLYSKYTYADKEKIQIVLNNLISNAVKYTNDNKINIKLENIDNKILFIIKNGIRNYNKEDINKIWEPFYVIEESRNKKLSGTGLGLAIVKEILEKHNLEYGYRLYDNQIEFYIFFEKNPE comes from the coding sequence GTGAATAAGCTTAGTAAAAAACTAGCTATGAGAATATCTATAGTTATAATTATTATATTTTGTGTTTCTTTTTTATTGAATAACTATTTTTTATCTAAATATTATCTACATGAAAAGAAAGTGACTGTAGATGAAATTTGTAATGAAATAAAAGATATAGAATTAAATGAATATAATATAGAAAATATAGAGAAAAAATATAAAGTAACAGTAGTATATGATGATTTAAACAAAGATATAGAGAGTTTAAATTGGTCTATAAAAGATAAGTTTTATAATAAAACCATTACTTTAAATAAGTTTTGGATAACAGAGAAAGATTTGAAAACAATAAAACAAAATAGAAAAGTAAATAAACTATATAATCAAGGCAAATTAAAATCAAGTTTTTTAGTAGCATTTATAAAAAAAGAAAATAGTATAGTAGCTATTGGAGATTCTATAGTACATGATAATGATACTATAAAAGTAGTAAATAAATTTAATTTGTATTTAACTATTATATCTTTAGTATTAATAATTATTGTAGTGTGTTTTTTTTCAAAAAGAATAATATATCCACTTGAAAATCTAAAAGATTTATCTAAAGATATATCTAATTTGAATTTTAGAAAGATAAATATTAAGACTAATGATGAAATAGAAGAACTGGGCAAAAGTATAAACATTATGAGCGAAAAATTAAAAAAATCTCATGATGATTTGAAGAATAAAAATGATAGTTTAAAAATATTTATATCTAATATATCTCATGAATTAAAAACTCCTTTGGCATTAATAAAGGCATATTCTATGGGATTGAAAGATGGACTTGATGATGGGAGTTATATTGATACTATAATAAACCAAACAGATGATGTTTCTGCTTTAATAGATAGTTTATTAAATTTATCAAGGCTTGAAAAAGATGATATAAATAGAAGTACTTTTAATATAGAAGAGTTATTTACTGGAATTTTAGAAAAGTATAATATAAGTATTAAAAACGAAGATATACTTATTTCTATAAATAAAGATAAGTTATATAGTAAATATACTTATGCAGACAAAGAAAAAATACAAATCGTTCTAAATAACTTAATAAGCAACGCTGTAAAGTATACAAATGATAATAAAATAAATATAAAACTAGAAAATATTGATAATAAAATACTGTTTATAATAAAAAATGGTATACGTAATTATAATAAAGAGGATATAAATAAAATATGGGAACCTTTTTATGTAATTGAAGAATCTAGAAACAAAAAATTATCAGGTACAGGTTTAGGTTTAGCTATTGTAAAAGAAATACTAGAAAAACATAATCTTGAATATGGATACAGGCTATATGATAATCAGATAGAATTTTATATATTTTTTGAAAAGAATCCGGAATAA
- a CDS encoding glycoside hydrolase family 5 protein, whose product MKKNILIIAVCVALLISIQYLMSHSSSIKDEYVSNKNNVQTNSKENEKMKFWNTQRKGTNFFNTKPIPQNYEIAKEKGIEFVRLVPSKWTKGKRDFLIGDVTDYNGLVKEDVDSLLKDLDAADKAGMKVIVSTLSIPGLRYVQFNDGKIDLRIWKDKKYIEQTAQFWRDLAKVLKDHPAVVGYNIINEPQPERLSTKGEFWDLDFDKWYKSIENTSQDLNLLYSEVTEEIRKVDKDTPIVLDSGLYATPWAFKYLKKQNDENTIYSFHMYEPYGYTTKSLNNGKYSYPGKLPTTEGNLEEWNSKTMNKFFDPVREFQKNNNIAENRILVGEFGCNRNTDGIEAYFEDMINVYNKENWSWAFYSFREDEWDAMDYELGKGAPDWRYWEAIENGENPPESCRKKNTIWDVIEKQLKN is encoded by the coding sequence ATGAAAAAAAATATTTTAATTATTGCTGTTTGTGTAGCACTGCTTATTTCGATTCAATATTTAATGTCGCATTCGTCTAGTATAAAAGATGAATATGTATCAAACAAAAATAATGTACAAACCAATAGTAAAGAAAATGAAAAAATGAAGTTTTGGAATACTCAAAGAAAGGGTACTAATTTTTTTAATACAAAACCTATTCCACAAAATTATGAAATAGCTAAAGAAAAAGGAATAGAGTTTGTAAGGCTAGTACCTTCAAAATGGACAAAAGGAAAAAGAGATTTTTTGATTGGGGATGTAACTGATTATAACGGGTTGGTAAAAGAAGATGTAGATTCATTATTAAAAGATTTAGATGCTGCTGATAAAGCAGGGATGAAAGTTATAGTTTCAACATTAAGTATTCCGGGATTAAGATATGTACAATTTAATGATGGGAAAATTGATTTAAGAATATGGAAAGATAAGAAGTACATAGAACAAACAGCTCAGTTTTGGAGAGATTTAGCTAAGGTATTAAAAGATCATCCTGCTGTAGTTGGATATAATATTATTAATGAACCCCAACCTGAAAGATTATCTACCAAAGGTGAGTTTTGGGACTTAGACTTTGATAAGTGGTATAAAAGTATAGAAAATACTAGTCAAGATCTAAATTTACTTTATTCAGAAGTGACAGAAGAAATCAGAAAAGTAGATAAGGATACACCAATAGTTTTAGATAGTGGGCTTTATGCAACTCCGTGGGCATTTAAATATTTAAAAAAGCAGAATGATGAAAATACTATATATTCATTTCATATGTATGAGCCTTATGGATATACTACAAAAAGTTTAAATAATGGAAAATACTCTTATCCAGGTAAACTTCCGACTACTGAAGGAAATCTTGAAGAGTGGAATTCAAAAACAATGAATAAATTTTTCGATCCTGTTAGAGAATTTCAGAAGAATAATAATATAGCTGAAAATAGAATTTTGGTTGGAGAATTTGGTTGTAACAGAAACACAGATGGTATAGAAGCTTATTTTGAAGATATGATAAATGTATATAATAAAGAAAATTGGAGTTGGGCATTTTATTCATTTAGAGAAGATGAATGGGATGCAATGGATTACGAATTAGGAAAAGGAGCCCCAGATTGGAGATACTGGGAGGCAATTGAAAATGGAGAGAATCCTCCAGAATCATGTAGAAAGAAAAATACAATATGGGATGTTATTGAAAAACAATTAAAAAACTAG
- a CDS encoding TlpA family protein disulfide reductase gives MKKLILLSLCILLIGGLSGCGSTSNNEVEKNPLSKKVISKFLAKDLDGNEITNKVFKDNDLTVINIWGTECPPCIEEIPELQKLQDEFKDKKVKVIGVVSDKQTEAAKEILNIQKANYTNIIPDENLEKEVVNNFDYTPATIFVNSKGEVVDTFIPGSTDFKNLKTIVGNILANKN, from the coding sequence ATGAAAAAATTAATATTGTTATCATTATGTATTTTATTAATAGGCGGATTAAGTGGTTGTGGATCAACAAGTAATAATGAAGTTGAAAAAAATCCTTTAAGTAAAAAAGTAATAAGTAAGTTTTTAGCCAAGGACTTAGACGGAAATGAAATAACAAATAAAGTTTTTAAAGACAATGACTTAACTGTTATAAATATTTGGGGAACAGAATGTCCTCCATGTATAGAAGAAATACCGGAACTGCAAAAGCTTCAAGATGAATTTAAGGATAAAAAAGTTAAAGTAATTGGAGTAGTAAGTGATAAACAAACAGAAGCTGCAAAAGAAATATTAAATATTCAGAAAGCAAATTATACTAATATAATTCCAGATGAAAATTTAGAAAAAGAGGTAGTAAATAATTTTGATTATACACCAGCTACTATATTTGTAAATTCAAAAGGTGAGGTAGTAGATACTTTTATACCTGGAAGTACTGACTTTAAAAATCTTAAGACTATTGTAGGGAATATTTTAGCTAATAAAAATTAG
- a CDS encoding CD1871A family CXXC motif-containing protein produces MKRYIRVGLLSTGLIFTVIGVCRGEAIKVLMKAVKICLECIGVG; encoded by the coding sequence ATGAAAAGATATATAAGAGTAGGACTTTTATCTACAGGATTGATTTTTACAGTAATAGGAGTTTGTAGAGGTGAAGCTATAAAAGTTTTAATGAAGGCTGTTAAGATATGTTTAGAGTGTATTGGAGTAGGTTAA